A genomic segment from Holophagales bacterium encodes:
- a CDS encoding PEGA domain-containing protein, translating to MGGPPTGGNPGGGGHPGAGPGEGGSGGGHPGGGHHGGGHRGWYCPPTYYAGSSWLWGGPWDWWWGWGTGWGPGWGWGGGWGWGGGVYVINESTPAGNQYARIDTDVSPEAAEVYLDGTLIGQADDFDGFPDYLYLETGKYRLEFRHPSYETVVKEIDVQAGQAIAVNDEMKLLPGVKKLQVVDPEDKGTPLGRVFGKPEANVDGNGASRTGRFEVQGGPDTGIDGVPVEIDLDDPDEDARPPLTPMPPAPPADAETWRAPGATGGDVAPSSQGRLRFEIEPDDAAVYVDDRYVGTAEELSGLSRGLRVNPGKHVVTVVRPGYGTKTVDVESKPGAAVDVVVELEK from the coding sequence ATGGGGGGCCCTCCCACCGGCGGCAATCCCGGAGGCGGTGGCCACCCCGGCGCCGGTCCCGGTGAAGGCGGCTCCGGCGGCGGGCATCCGGGCGGCGGGCACCATGGCGGCGGGCACCGGGGCTGGTATTGCCCGCCCACCTACTACGCCGGATCGTCGTGGCTGTGGGGCGGTCCGTGGGACTGGTGGTGGGGCTGGGGAACCGGCTGGGGCCCCGGCTGGGGCTGGGGCGGAGGCTGGGGCTGGGGCGGCGGGGTCTACGTCATCAACGAGAGCACGCCCGCCGGAAACCAGTACGCGCGCATCGACACCGACGTCAGCCCCGAGGCGGCCGAGGTCTACCTGGACGGAACCCTCATCGGACAGGCCGACGACTTCGACGGCTTTCCCGACTACCTCTATCTCGAAACCGGAAAGTACCGCCTCGAGTTCCGTCACCCTTCCTACGAGACAGTCGTGAAGGAGATCGACGTCCAGGCCGGACAGGCGATCGCGGTGAACGACGAGATGAAGCTCCTTCCCGGCGTGAAGAAGCTGCAGGTCGTCGACCCGGAGGACAAGGGGACCCCGCTCGGCCGCGTCTTCGGCAAGCCCGAAGCGAACGTCGACGGGAACGGCGCGAGCCGCACCGGGCGGTTCGAGGTGCAGGGCGGACCCGATACCGGGATCGACGGGGTGCCCGTCGAGATCGATCTGGACGATCCGGACGAGGACGCCCGTCCGCCCCTGACCCCCATGCCGCCCGCGCCGCCGGCGGACGCCGAGACGTGGCGCGCCCCCGGGGCGACGGGAGGAGACGTCGCTCCGTCCTCGCAGGGACGTCTCCGATTCGAGATCGAGCCGGACGATGCGGCGGTCTACGTCGACGACCGCTACGTCGGCACCGCCGAGGAGCTGTCCGGGCTGAGCCGAGGGCTCCGCGTGAACCCCGGCAAGCACGTGGTGACGGTGGTGCGACCGGGCTACGGAACGAAGACGGTGGACGTCGAGTCGAAGCCCGGGGCGGCCGTCGACGTCGTCGTCGAGCTGGAAAAGTAA